The nucleotide sequence CTTGAAGCATCCTTGAACAGGGCCATTCGCAGTGCCAAGCAGCGGCGGCATCAGTATGCGACGGTCGAACATCTGCTTCTGGCCTTGATGGAGAATCCCGAGGTCACTTCCGTCCTGGCGGTGTGCGGCTGCGACCTGGGGCTGTTGGTGGAGGATCTCGAAGGGCATTTGCAGACCCAGGTCCCGGAGGACGAAGAATTCGGTTCCACCGTGGAAATTACACCGACCGTCGGCTTTCAAAGGGTGATTCAGCGGGCGGTCTATCAGGTGCAGTCGTCGGGCAGGAATCTGGTTACCGGGGCGTATGTGCTGGTTGCGATCTTCAGCGAAAAGCAGTCGCATGCCGCCTATTTTCTCGAACGGCAGAACATCAGCCGCCTCGATGTCCAGTCGGCCATGTCGCACGGCCTGCATGATTTCGTGGGCGAAGGGGGATTGAAATCCACGGACGACCCCGAGAGCGGGCCACGGTCGGACAAACCGGTCGCTTCGTCCGCGACCCCTCTGGAACAGTTTACCATCAATCTGAACCAGGAAGCCCGGGAAGGCCGGGTCGATCCCCTGATCGGGCGCACGGTCGAGATGGAACGTACCCTGCAAATTCTGTGTCGCCGCAGGAAGAACAATCCGTTGTTCGTGGGCGAGGCGGGGGTTGGCAAGACCCATCTGGCGGAAGGGCTGGCCTTGAGAATTGTCCAGGAGCAGGTTCCGGAACCGGTTCGTGATGCGGTGGTCTATTCGCTGGACATGGGGGCATTGCTGGCGGGGACGAAGTTTCGCGGTGATTTCGAGGCCCGGCTCAAGGGGGTTTTCAAGGGATTGAAGGAAAAACCGGGGGCGATTCTTTTCATCGATGAGATTCATACCGTGGTCGGGGCGGGGTCTACCAGTGGCGGCACCATGGATGCGTCCAATCTGCTCAAACCGCTGTTGGCCTCCGGGGAGATCCGTTGCATCGGTTCGACGACCTACGAGGAATACCGGGGCGTCTTTGAGAAGGATCGGGCCTTGGCGCGCCGTTTCCAGAAGGTGGAGGTCGGTGAACCTTCTCTTCCGGAAACCATCGAAATCCTGAAGGGGCTCAAGGAACGCTACGAGACGCATCATGAGATCAAGTACAGCCGGGAGGCGGTTCAGGCGGCGGCGGAACTGTCGCGCAAGCACATTCACGACCGGCATCATCCCGACTCCGCC is from Magnetococcales bacterium and encodes:
- the clpA gene encoding ATP-dependent Clp protease ATP-binding subunit ClpA, with amino-acid sequence MISKNLEASLNRAIRSAKQRRHQYATVEHLLLALMENPEVTSVLAVCGCDLGLLVEDLEGHLQTQVPEDEEFGSTVEITPTVGFQRVIQRAVYQVQSSGRNLVTGAYVLVAIFSEKQSHAAYFLERQNISRLDVQSAMSHGLHDFVGEGGLKSTDDPESGPRSDKPVASSATPLEQFTINLNQEAREGRVDPLIGRTVEMERTLQILCRRRKNNPLFVGEAGVGKTHLAEGLALRIVQEQVPEPVRDAVVYSLDMGALLAGTKFRGDFEARLKGVFKGLKEKPGAILFIDEIHTVVGAGSTSGGTMDASNLLKPLLASGEIRCIGSTTYEEYRGVFEKDRALARRFQKVEVGEPSLPETIEILKGLKERYETHHEIKYSREAVQAAAELSRKHIHDRHHPDSAIDVLDEAGAAVRLWSASRKKKTIGVKEIETVVARMARIPPRSISHDDREILARLEGNLKLSIFGQDEAVAQVCNAIKLARSGLANPEKPIGCFLFTGPTGVGKTELARQLAIEMAVELIRFDMSEYMERHTVSRLIGAPPGYVGFDQAGLLTEAVTRNPHAVLLLDEIEKAHPDVFNILLQVMDHGKLTDNNGRKADFRNVILIMTTNAGAWDLSRPTLGFVHQHQAGDEMKEIKRLFSPEFRNRLDATVSFGMLDRKTILTVVDKFLFVLERDLEKRNIRLEVDEHAREWLAMHGYDRDNGARPMERLIKRKVRQPLADDILFGSLKGGGKVVLQLDDSGELRLETRGLELQGEGAVKP